The DNA sequence TGTGCGGTCGGAGCGATCTCGACCGGGAAACCCGCGAGAACGCCGACTGCGTCGCCGAGCCCGACGCCGGCCGCGGCGAGACCGCCGGCGATGCGCCGCGCTCGCTCGTGCACCTCACTCCAGGTGTGCCGAACCGGTTCGTACGGCTCGCCGGTCACCATTCCGCGGTTGCTGGTGCGGGCATTGCGGTACATCTTCTCGGTGAATCTGCTCACGACGACCTCCTCGCCGACATCTGCCCCGTCGAAAACGCGCTTTGTCCATGTTCCGCCTGTTGGGAGGCGTTTTCACGGAGGCGCGCACACAGTTGGGCAGCGGTTGTGTCTCGAATCGGTGATGTCCCGAAGCCGCGATCAGATTCACCCAAGCACCCACCGAGAGTTTTCCCGGTGGGCAAGCTCGTTGCGTCCACTACTCGACCGCTAGCTCTCACCGCCGATCATCTTAAGCAACTCTTAAGTAACTGCCAAACGATCGCGGCTTTTGAGGCATGAGTCACACCGGGCTGCGCCTCAGCTCGCCGGCGACGGCGTCGGCACGACGCGGGCACCGTGCACCGGACCGCTGGCCACCCGGACCGTGCGGCACACCCCGGCGCCGGCCAGCTCGGTGCCGACGTCGACCGCCGCCCCGGCCGATGCGCACAGGAACGCACACGTCGGACCGGATCCGGACACCACTCCGGCCAGCGCGCCCGCGTCGAGACCGGCGCGCAGGGTGCGGCGCAGCGAGGCATCGAGGCTCAGCGCTGCCGGCTGCAGGTCGTTGCCCAGCAGCGGGGCGAGCTCGGCGGGGTCACCCGAGGACAGCGCCGCCAGCAGCGGCTCCGGACTCTCCAACCGAGGCGGCAGCGTGCGGCCCCCCTCGGCGCGCAGCCGGTCGATCTCGGCGAACACCGCCGGGGTCGACAGGCCTTCCGGCGAGAACGCGAGCACCCAGTGGAACGAGTGGCGGGTCAGCACCGTGGCGAGTTCCTCACCACGGCCGGTGCCCAGCGCGGTACCGCCGTGCAACGCGAACGGGACGTCACTGCCCAGTTGGGCGGCCAGGGCGTGCAGGTCCCGGCGGGGCACGCCGAGCTCCCACAGCTCGTTCATCGCGACCAGCACGGCCGCCGCATCGGCACTGCCGCCCGCCATCCCGCCGGCGACCGGGATGGTCTTCTCGATCGAGATCGAGACGTCGGGTGCGCGGCCCACGTGCTCGGCCATCAACTCGGCCGCCCGCCACGCCAGGTTGCGCTCGTCGGTGGGCAGCGAGTCGGCGCCCTCCCCGGTCAACTCCAGGGACAACACGTCCGCCGTGGTCACCGTGACCTCGTCGAGCAGTGACACCGCGTGGAACACCGTCGTGAGTTCGTGGTAGCCGTCCGGACGGCAATCACCCACATCGAGATAGAGGTTGACCTTGCCGGGGACCCGAACGGTCACCGAACCGGTGGGAACCCACTCCGGCGCCGTATTGCCGTCATGCGCGGACACCGATCGACAGTAACGCGCGAACTGCTACGCGTGAACTCCGGTCCGGTTCAGCGGACGTGGGTCTCTTCGCCCTCGACGACTTCCCTGACGGCCTCGGGCTTGGGCACGATGTGCCAGTCCGAGGAGCGCTGCAGCAGCCGCACGAAGTCGTCGATCGCGAGCGTCTCCCCACGGCGCGACGGGTCGATGCTGGCGGCGAGCAGCCGGCTGGCCGACTCGTTGCCGGAGCCCGCCCACTCGGCGAACGCGTTGCGCGAGGTCTTGCGCCGCTGCGCGAACGCGATGTCGATGAGGTCGAAGACCTGCTGGCGGAACTCGGGATCGGTCGGCCACTTGGACGTCTCGTAGCGGTCGATGCGCACCAGCCCGGAGTACACCCGTGGGATCGGCCAGAAG is a window from the Mycolicibacterium poriferae genome containing:
- a CDS encoding 4-(cytidine 5'-diphospho)-2-C-methyl-D-erythritol kinase, whose translation is MSAHDGNTAPEWVPTGSVTVRVPGKVNLYLDVGDCRPDGYHELTTVFHAVSLLDEVTVTTADVLSLELTGEGADSLPTDERNLAWRAAELMAEHVGRAPDVSISIEKTIPVAGGMAGGSADAAAVLVAMNELWELGVPRRDLHALAAQLGSDVPFALHGGTALGTGRGEELATVLTRHSFHWVLAFSPEGLSTPAVFAEIDRLRAEGGRTLPPRLESPEPLLAALSSGDPAELAPLLGNDLQPAALSLDASLRRTLRAGLDAGALAGVVSGSGPTCAFLCASAGAAVDVGTELAGAGVCRTVRVASGPVHGARVVPTPSPAS